The Saccharomyces cerevisiae S288C chromosome VII, complete sequence genome includes a region encoding these proteins:
- the STT3 gene encoding dolichyl-diphosphooligosaccharide--protein glycosyltransferase subunit STT3 (Catalytic subunit of the oligosaccharyltransferase (OST) complex; the OST complex catalyzes asparagine-linked glycosylation of newly synthesized proteins in the ER lumen; involved in recognition of N-acetylglucosamine; forms a subcomplex with Ost3p and Ost4p): protein MGSDRSCVLSVFQTILKLVIFVAIFGAAISSRLFAVIKFESIIHEFDPWFNYRATKYLVNNSFYKFLNWFDDRTWYPLGRVTGGTLYPGLMTTSAFIWHALRNWLGLPIDIRNVCVLFAPLFSGVTAWATYEFTKEIKDASAGLLAAGFIAIVPGYISRSVAGSYDNEAIAITLLMVTFMFWIKAQKTGSIMHATCAALFYFYMVSAWGGYVFITNLIPLHVFLLILMGRYSSKLYSAYTTWYAIGTVASMQIPFVGFLPIRSNDHMAALGVFGLIQIVAFGDFVKGQISTAKFKVIMMVSLFLILVLGVVGLSALTYMGLIAPWTGRFYSLWDTNYAKIHIPIIASVSEHQPVSWPAFFFDTHFLIWLFPAGVFLLFLDLKDEHVFVIAYSVLCSYFAGVMVRLMLTLTPVICVSAAVALSKIFDIYLDFKTSDRKYAIKPAALLAKLIVSGSFIFYLYLFVFHSTWVTRTAYSSPSVVLPSQTPDGKLALIDDFREAYYWLRMNSDEDSKVAAWWDYGYQIGGMADRTTLVDNNTWNNTHIAIVGKAMASPEEKSYEILKEHDVDYVLVIFGGLIGFGGDDINKFLWMIRISEGIWPEEIKERDFYTAEGEYRVDARASETMRNSLLYKMSYKDFPQLFNGGQATDRVRQQMITPLDVPPLDYFDEVFTSENWMVRIYQLKKDDAQGRTLRDVGELTRSSTKTRRSIKRPELGLRV, encoded by the coding sequence ATGGGATCCGACCGGTCGTGTGTTTTGTCTGTGTTTCAGACCATCCTCAAGCTCGTCATCTTCGTGGCGATTTTTGGGGCTGCCATATCATCACGTTTGTTTGCAGTCATCAAATTTGAGTCTATTATCCATGAATTCGACCCCTGGTTCAATTATAGGGCTACCAAATATCTCGTCAACAATTCGTTTTACAAGTTTTTGAACTGGTTTGACGACCGTACCTGGTACCCCCTCGGAAGGGTTACTGGAGGGACTTTATATCCTGGTTTGATGACGACTAGTGCGTTCATCTGGCACGCCCTGCGCAACTGGTTGGGCTTGCCCATTGACATCAGAAACGTTTGTGTGCTATTTGCGCCACTATTTTCTGGGGTCACCGCCTGGGCGACTTACGAATTTACGAAAGAGATTAAAGATGCCAGCGCTGGGCTTTTGGCTGCTGGTTTTATAGCCATTGTCCCCGGTTATATATCTAGATCAGTGGCGGGGTCCTACGATAATGAGGCCATTGCCATTACACTATTAATGGTCACTTTCATGTTTTGGATTAAGGCCCAAAAGACTGGCTCTATCATGCACGCAACGTGTGCAGCTTTATTCTACTTCTACATGGTGTCGGCTTGGGGTGGATACGTGTTCATCACCAACTTGATCCCACTCCATGTCTTTTTGCTGATTTTGATGGGCAGATATTCGTCCAAACTGTATTCTGCCTACACCACTTGGTACGCTATTGGAACTGTTGCATCCATGCAGATCCCATTTGTCGGTTTCCTACCTATCAGGTCTAACGACCACATGGCCGCATTGGGTGTTTTCGGTTTGATTCAGATTGTCGCCTTCGGTGACTTCGTGAAGGGCCAAATCAGCACAGCTAAGTTTAAAGTCATCATGATGGTTTCTCTGTTTTTGATCTTGGTCCTTGGTGTGGTCGGACTTTCTGCCTTGACCTATATGGGGTTGATTGCCCCTTGGACTGGTAGATTTTATTCGTTATGGGATACCAACTACGCAAAGATCCACATTCCTATCATTGCCTCCGTTTCCGAACATCAACCCGTTTCGTGGCCcgctttcttctttgatacCCACTTTTTGATCTGGCTATTCCCCGCCGGTGTATTCCTACTATTCCTCGACTTGAAAGACGAGCACGTTTTTGTCATCGCTTACTCCGTTCTGTGTTCGTACTTTGCCGGTGTTATGGTTAGATTGATGTTGACTTTGACACCAGTCATCTGTGTGTCCGCCGCCGTCGCATTGTCCAAGATATTTGACATCTACCTGGATTTCAAGACAAGTGACCGCAAATACGCCATCAAACCTGCGGCACTACTGGCCAAATTGATTGTTTCCGGATCATTCATCTTTTATTTGTATCTTTTCGTCTTCCATTCTACTTGGGTAACAAGAACTGCATACTCTTCTCCTTCTGTTGTTTTGCCATCACAAACCCCAGATGGTAAATTGGCGTTGATCGACGACTTCAGGGAAGCGTACTATTGGTTAAGAATGAACTCTGATGAGGACAGTAAGGTTGCAGCGTGGTGGGATTACGGTTACCAAATTGGTGGCATGGCAGACAGAACCACTTTAGTCGATAACAACACGTGGAACAATACTCACATCGCCATCGTTGGTAAAGCCATGGCTTCCCCTGAAGAGAAATCTTACGAAATTCTAAAAGAGCATGATGTCGATTATGTCTTGGTCATCTTTGGTGGTCTAATTGGGTTTGGTGGTGATGACATCAACAAATTCTTGTGGATGATCAGAATTAGCGAGGGAATCTGGCCAGAAGAGATAAAAGAGCGTGATTTCTATACCGCAGAGGGAGAATACAGAGTAGATGCAAGGGCTTCTGAGACCATGAGGAACTCGCTACTTTACAAGATGTCCTACAAAGATTTCCCACAATTATTCAATGGTGGCCAAGCCACTGACAGAGTGCGTCAACAAATGATCACACCATTAGACGTCCCACCATTAGACTACTTCGACGAAGTTTTTACTTCCGAAAACTGGATGGTTAGAATATatcaattgaagaaggatGATGCCCAAGGTAGAACTTTGAGGGACGTTGGTGAGTTAACCAGGTCTTCTACGAAAACCAGAAGGTCCATAAAGAGACCTGAATTAGGCTTGAGAGTCTAA